From a single Fusobacterium pseudoperiodonticum genomic region:
- a CDS encoding EutP/PduV family microcompartment system protein, protein MKKTMLIGRTGCGKTTLTQKLMNEEVKYKKTQSVTYKSKIIDTPGEYVENKMYYKSLLVLSADAKLIVLVQSAIDGATLFPPKFSTMFPRKEVIGVITKTDLENANVERSRKFLVEAGVTEVFTIGLDDSEGLEEIRKRLVADES, encoded by the coding sequence ATGAAAAAGACTATGTTAATAGGTAGAACAGGTTGTGGGAAAACAACTTTAACTCAAAAATTAATGAATGAAGAAGTTAAATATAAAAAAACACAATCTGTTACATACAAAAGTAAAATTATAGACACTCCAGGTGAGTATGTTGAAAATAAGATGTACTATAAATCATTATTAGTTTTATCAGCAGATGCTAAACTAATAGTTTTAGTACAATCAGCAATAGATGGAGCAACATTATTTCCACCAAAATTTTCAACAATGTTTCCTAGAAAAGAAGTTATTGGGGTTATAACTAAGACAGATTTAGAAAATGCTAATGTTGAAAGAAGTAGAAAGTTTTTAGTGGAAGCAGGAGTAACAGAAGTATTTACAATAGGACTTGATGACAGTGAGGGCTTAGAAGAAATTAGAAAAAGGTTGGTAGCAGATGAGTCTTAG